The Streptomyces europaeiscabiei genome window below encodes:
- a CDS encoding ABC transporter ATP-binding protein: MTTNTTTKDTAPGSSASGETVLDARGVTMRFGGLTAVRNVNLTVNSGEIVGLIGPNGAGKTTFFNCLTGLYIPTEGEVRYKGQILPPKSFKVTAAGIARTFQNIRLFANMTVLENVLVGRHTRTKEGLWSALLRGPGFHRAEKASRERAMELLEFVGLADKAEHLSRNLPYGEQRKLEIARALASEPGLLLLDEPTAGMNPQETRTTEELVFAIRDQGIAVLVIEHDMRFIFNLCDRVAVLVQGEKLVEGDSATVQGDERVVAAYLGEPFEDAPGQDEVAEVEAAEAHAAPTQDAAPGKENDR; this comes from the coding sequence ATGACTACCAACACCACCACCAAGGACACCGCCCCCGGCTCCAGCGCCTCCGGCGAGACCGTCCTCGACGCCCGCGGCGTCACCATGCGCTTCGGCGGCCTCACCGCCGTACGCAACGTCAACCTCACCGTCAACAGCGGCGAGATCGTCGGACTCATCGGCCCCAACGGCGCCGGCAAGACGACCTTCTTCAACTGCCTCACCGGCCTCTACATCCCCACCGAGGGCGAAGTCCGCTACAAGGGCCAGATCCTGCCGCCCAAGTCCTTCAAGGTCACCGCGGCCGGCATCGCCCGCACCTTCCAGAACATCCGCCTGTTCGCCAACATGACGGTCCTGGAAAACGTCCTCGTCGGACGCCACACCCGCACCAAGGAAGGCCTCTGGTCGGCCCTCCTGCGCGGCCCCGGCTTCCACCGGGCCGAGAAGGCCTCCCGCGAACGCGCCATGGAACTCCTCGAGTTCGTGGGCCTCGCCGACAAGGCCGAACACCTCTCCCGCAACCTGCCCTACGGCGAACAGCGCAAGCTCGAAATCGCACGAGCCCTGGCCAGCGAACCCGGCCTGCTCCTGCTCGACGAGCCCACCGCAGGCATGAACCCCCAGGAGACGCGAACCACCGAAGAACTGGTCTTCGCCATCCGCGACCAGGGCATCGCCGTCCTCGTCATCGAGCACGACATGCGGTTCATCTTCAACCTCTGCGACCGCGTCGCCGTCCTCGTCCAGGGCGAGAAGCTCGTCGAGGGCGACAGCGCCACCGTGCAGGGCGACGAGCGCGTCGTCGCCGCCTACCTCGGCGAACCCTTCGAAGACGCACCCGGCCAGGACG